A single Anatilimnocola floriformis DNA region contains:
- a CDS encoding Gfo/Idh/MocA family protein, translating to MSKYTRRQFLEDSMFAAAAAVAAGSTMPVFAQEEKGSANDELKVCVVGAGGRGGSHIGAWTGKQGRTTKITHICDVDSKRAGSNAESIGKNQGGLVPKVIDDVRRVLDDKTINIISIATPNHQHSIQAIWAMLAGKDVYVEKPVSHNVSEGRRAVQVARKHKKICQTGTQSRSNPGMRDAIAFIHAGKIGDVKLARGLCYKPRASIGAKGTYEVPKEVNYDLWCGPTQMLPLTRPKFHYDWHWQWEWGNGDLGNQGIHQMDISRWGLGVNQLSDKVVSYGGRVGYEDAGETANTQVIVHEFGDKTLTFEVRGLKTGDYKGAKVGVIFEGSEGYVVLPSYNGGAAFDKAGKMIAEFKGGDDSHHFQNFLKAVRSRDPKDLNADIEEGHLSSALCHTGNISYRLGETATLAAMTSKLADVKTNDNMKETLERTVTHLKENGVDLEKTPLTIGPLLTMDPKTETFPGNDAANKWLSRQDRKPYVIPAEADI from the coding sequence ATGTCGAAGTACACGCGTCGCCAGTTTCTTGAAGATTCGATGTTCGCCGCCGCAGCCGCGGTCGCGGCTGGTTCCACCATGCCGGTGTTTGCCCAGGAAGAAAAGGGGAGTGCCAATGACGAGCTGAAGGTGTGCGTCGTCGGCGCCGGTGGCCGGGGTGGTTCGCACATTGGTGCGTGGACCGGGAAGCAAGGTCGCACGACGAAGATCACGCACATTTGCGATGTCGACAGCAAGCGCGCCGGCAGCAACGCCGAATCGATCGGCAAGAACCAAGGGGGCCTCGTGCCGAAGGTGATCGACGACGTCCGCCGCGTACTCGACGACAAGACGATCAACATCATCAGCATCGCCACGCCCAACCATCAGCACTCGATTCAAGCCATTTGGGCGATGCTCGCCGGTAAGGATGTGTACGTCGAAAAGCCGGTCAGCCATAACGTGAGCGAAGGCCGCCGCGCAGTGCAAGTCGCGCGCAAGCACAAGAAGATCTGCCAGACCGGCACGCAAAGCCGCAGCAATCCCGGCATGCGGGATGCCATCGCCTTCATTCACGCCGGCAAAATCGGCGATGTGAAGCTCGCTCGCGGTTTGTGCTACAAGCCGCGGGCGTCGATCGGCGCCAAGGGAACGTACGAAGTGCCGAAGGAAGTGAATTACGACCTGTGGTGCGGCCCCACGCAAATGCTGCCACTGACACGGCCGAAGTTCCACTACGACTGGCACTGGCAGTGGGAATGGGGCAACGGCGACCTCGGCAACCAAGGCATTCACCAAATGGACATCAGCCGTTGGGGGCTGGGTGTGAATCAGCTGAGCGACAAAGTCGTCAGCTACGGCGGCCGCGTCGGTTATGAAGATGCCGGCGAAACGGCCAACACGCAAGTCATCGTGCACGAGTTCGGCGACAAAACGCTGACCTTTGAAGTGCGCGGCTTAAAGACCGGCGACTACAAGGGAGCCAAGGTCGGCGTGATCTTTGAGGGATCCGAGGGTTATGTCGTGTTGCCGAGCTACAACGGCGGCGCAGCGTTCGACAAGGCGGGGAAGATGATTGCCGAGTTCAAGGGTGGCGACGACAGCCATCACTTCCAGAACTTCCTCAAAGCCGTTCGTTCGCGCGATCCGAAGGATCTCAACGCCGACATCGAAGAAGGTCACCTCTCCAGCGCGCTGTGCCACACCGGCAACATTTCGTACCGCCTGGGTGAAACGGCGACTCTCGCTGCGATGACGAGCAAGCTGGCCGACGTCAAGACGAACGACAACATGAAGGAAACCCTCGAGCGGACCGTCACGCACCTCAAGGAGAACGGCGTGGATCTGGAAAAGACGCCGCTGACCATCGGACCATTGCTGACGATGGATCCCAAGACCGAAACGTTCCCCGGCAACGACGCCGCCAACAAATGGCTGAGCCGCCAGGACCGCAAGCCCTACGTGATTCCCGCCGAAGCGGATATCTAA